A segment of the Desulfitobacterium dehalogenans ATCC 51507 genome:
AGATCCAGATGCAGATGAGCTTTACTCATACTGCGAATCTCTCGGACGTACTTTGCCCAGCGTTCAAAATGCTGAGGGCGACAAATGATGGCTAGGGTCTCCGGATTTGTGGACTGCACCCCGATCTCAAATTGAACCAGATCCTTAGGATAGTCTTGCAAATAATGAAGCCAATCCTCATCCAGCAACTCCCCCGCAATCTCGCAATGGATCCGAATCCCTGCCTCCGAGGGATAATGGGCTGCTTCTTCCCGGGCAATATCCAAAATTTTAAAGGAATGCTCCTTATCCACATTAAAAGTGCGATCCACTAACTTAATGGTCCGTGCTCCGCATTGCAAGGTTTGACGTAAGATCTCGCGAAAACGTTCCGCGGGGAGATACCTAACCCCTTGAAAGGTGGAAGAAAGACAGTATTGACAATTAAAAGGGCAGCCACGAGTCGTCTCTACATAGGCAAGACGCCCTTGAAGCTCTTCCTTATGATTATATGGATTAGGAAGCTCAGCCATGGCTATCTGCTGACGAGGCGGATTTAGAACGATCTCTTGTGTGGAAGATCGCCAGGCCAGCCCCTGTACTTGGGAGGGTTCGGAACCCGATTCCCAAGCCCGCATCAGTTCCAGGAAGGTAATCTCCCCTTCCCCTAGAACCGCACCATCAATTTCTGGATTTTCTCTTAAAAAGGCTTCTGCTTCGAAAGAAACCTCCGGTCCCCCTACCAGGATTCGGGTATGGGGAGAAGTCGGTCTTAACTGACGGATAACCGCCAAGGTCTCCTTCAAGTTCCAGATATAACATGAAAAACCAATGACATCTGCCTTGACTTCATATATCTCGGCAGCAATCCGCTCAATCGGCTCATTAATGGTAAATTCCCGAAGATCAACATCCGGAAATTCTCCTCGAACACTTTCACGTAAGTACCGTATAGCTAAATTGGTATGCACATATTTCGCATTCAATGCGACCAACAAAATTCGCAAAAAGGATCGACTCCTTCCCTCTCTAGTATAGCTTTATCCCGGCTTTATTGCAATTCTTATGCCAATTCTATCTCTATATAAAAATTTTTAATAATAATTAAATAAAATTTGAAAAAGTAGATTTAAACAAAATCTTATGTACTGTCACCTTTCTATTAAGACTATGAATATACTGTTTATAGTATAGCGCTGTATTCAGAGGTGATATGATGAGAATTTTACGTAGAGGGTCCAGAGGAAACGATGTTGCCGAAGTCCAGGTCCGTTTAAGTGAGCTGGGATACATACCCGGACCCATCGATGGAACCTTTGGCGCTAAGACAGAGGCAGCTGTAATCCGCTTTCAGAGGGACAGGGGATTGACCCCTGATGGGATCGTAGGCCCCCTTACTTACAATGTTCTCTTCCAGCCTGTTCCACAACCAGACTACGTCCCTTATACCATTAAAGCCGGCGATACTCTTTACAAGCTTTCACTGATCTATGGAGTATCGGTAGATGAGCTCTTTGCCGCCAACCCTGGTGTCGACCCCTACCAATTGCGCATCGGCCAACAAATCGTAATACCCAAAAGACCCGGAAGACGACATACTTTTTCAGCTTGGATTCCTTATTGGGTACAACAGGAGGCCATGGCTGTAGTACGCCAGCATGCTGAACTTTTCACAACTCTTTCTCCCTTCTGGTATGAACTCACCCCAACAGGAGATTTGCTCCTTTATCCTAATGGCGAAGACTCTGCATTGATTGAATTCACACTCTCTCGAGGGATCGAGCTTATACCTTTAATCGCCAATAATTATGATCAACAACTGATCTCCACTGTATTGAACAACCCCACCATCCGTCAACGCCATGTTACCCAAATCGTTAATAAAGTTCTTTCCATGAATTATGCCGGAATCGAGATCGATTACGAAAATATTGCAGTCACTGATCGAGATCTTTTTGTCCTTTTCCTAAGAGAGCTCAAAACAGCTCTGGTACCCTATAACAAAAAGCTATACGTAGCCATTCAAGCGAAGACCTATGCCGACGAGCCGGTCAGCGCCGGCCATGATTATTTGGGGATTGGGAGTATTGTAGATGTTGTTCGCCTCATGCTCTATGATTATAGCTGGGATACTCCCGGCTCTATTGCCCCAGTCGGCTGGATTCAGGAAGTCCTTGACTATGCGGTGACCGTTATCCCTAGCTCAAAACTGGAAGCCGGTTTGCCTACTTACGGTTATGATTGGGGAACCACCAGGAGAGGTGTTACCTATGACGCAGCAATCCGTCTAGCCCAGCAATACGGGGCTCAGATTATTCAGGATCCCCAAGGGGGTCCTCACTTCAGCTATATTGATGCTGATGAAATAGTCCACGAAGTCTGGTTTATCAATGCAATTTACTTTGCTACCTTCGTGGATATCGTCAATCAGTATAATATTCGAGGAATATCCATCTGGTATCCCGGTGGAGATGATCCTCAGATTTACACCGTGATTCGGGACCGGCTGATGTAATGTATATAAAAGACTGTATAAAAATAAAAAAGCGTTTACTCGGGTCGCGTAGCTTTACGCACATCGCTCACTCCATAGCTCCAGGGCTGGTCCACTCGCTTTCTTAACAGCTCCGCCAAACCTTTGGGTAATACCTGATGTAAACCGGTGGCTCCGCAACGTTAAGAAAGCATCGTTAACCCGACCGCCCCTCCGCTAAATCCGTTCGCTCCTGTGCGTAAAGCTACGCTTGCGGGTCCCTTTTCAGCGCTTTTTTGGGGCTTTTGCTACTCTCTTTCAGGTCTTTTTCAGGGCAGGTTGTCTTGGTCGGGTAGCTGCACTGCTCAGACCCGAAAGACAGCCCAAGGGTTTTGCTTTAAGGCAGAGAACGGATTCTAAGCGAGCAGGTAAGCAATCTTCGCGAAAAGACTGCAGCAGAGTCGGGTTGGAAACAGGAAGTTTCCAACCGGCCATTGAGCAGGAGCGATTTGGCCGGGAACCCGACACAGCGGAAGTCTTGAGCGATTAGATTGCTCCGCGCAGCTTATGGAGTGAACGCCGAAAGCAAAATCCTGGAGAATCAGCTTCCGGGGCTTTTTCAGAGTAGGGTAAGAAACGACCTTATCCTACTCTGAAAGTGGATAAGGCCGCCTTTTTTAATGATGATACAGACAAACGCAGGGCTGTGATAAAACCATTAGCAAGTTTTAACACAGCCCTTTCCTGAGTTGATCCTAAACCCTAATCGTGAAACCCTCCTGGGAAGAGAATGGGGGCAACCTCAGGGGATAGTACTCCGAACTCATAGCCTTGCTCCTTGAGAAAACGAATAATCTTCGGCAAGGCATCCACTGTCGTCCATTTGCCCGGAGCGTCGTGCATCAAAAGAATAATTCGGTCTCTACCAGGGACTTGTTCTTTGACATTCCTAATAATAGTCTCCGCAGACACCAGAGGTGCCGATGCATCCCCTGTACTTACATTCCAGTCATAAACTAAATAATCCAGCGCATCCACTGCGTTATAGTAACTGATATGAAAATTTCCGTGGGTTCCCCCCGGAGTACGGATCACCTTGGGGCGAACACCAATAAGTTGGTAAATTAAATCTTCGTTCTTTTTCAGGTTAGCTACAAATGCCTCTGGACTTTTGTAGATTTCACTGTAATTATGAGAATAAGTATGATTGCCAATAGCATTGCCTTGTTCATAGGCCTTTTTGAGCAACTCAGGGTATCTTTCGACCTGGCTCCCGATAACAAAGAAGGTAGCGTTAACCCCTTCCCTCTTGAGTACTTCCAAGATAGGGGCTGTATTTTCCGAGGGTCCGTCGTCGATGGTTAAATAAACAATTTTCGAAGGTTCTTCTTTAAATACACGATGCTTCATAGCTAAGCCCGGAGCAGTGGGAGGTGTGCCGGATAATTCATAAAATGTACGAACCGGGGTCCCTGGAGGAGCCGGTTCCGGAGACATATTCGCCGGACTCTCTTGAGAATTTTGCGCAGGAGGAATTTCTATAAAAACGGGATCATCGGTCCCTTCTTCATTGGTGTTGGAATTTTCGTTACCCTCTTTTATGAGGTCATCCTTTTCTTCATAAATGGGGTTTTCTGCAGTGTTGCCATCGCCCTGAGAGCTTTCTTCCGGAGATTTATCTTGTCCTCCTGTACCTTGCTTATTCTCTTGAGCCATATGAAATCCTTTGAACGTTTTGAAGGATTCTAAGGAGAGCGAACTGCACCCCACTAAAGCGAGGGCCCCTATAATAAGTAATGTTAGCCCGAATCTTCTCCATACTCTGCTGTCTTTTTTCATGATTATACGCCTCTTTTCTTCTGCCTGTCTCCCTTGTACGTCAAAGATTTCTCAATAAGCAAGAATCCTTCACATTAATAGACGTATAACGCATTCCTTTTGTTCCGCGAAAATGAGAGTTAACAAAAATTTAATATTCTTTAATTAAAGCGAACCCTTTCTTATGGGCCAAGGTTATGATAGCTCAGGGAAACTTAACGCACCAAATGATTATCAGCGTCAATACCCCAATCTTATCTTATTAGTTGAATTTAAAACTTAAGGTGATATACTTATAATTGTAAAATAATAGAAAAGCGAGGCGAAACAGATGACATTTGAGAAGAAAGCAACAAGTATCTTCTTAACATTCACCATTTTTTTTGCTTTAGTTTTTCCCGGGCTAACCTATGCAAGCACAGCACCAACAGTGAATCGATTGGCTGGCCAAGACAGGTATGAAACGGCAGCAACCATTGCCAAGCAATGGTCACATTCAGACTATGCGATTCTTGTCTCCGGCGAAAACTATCCGGATGCACTGGCAAGTGCACCCCTGGCCCCAAAACATAATGCACCGATCCTATTAACTACTTCAGATAGTTTGCCGACACCCACTAAACAGGCTTTAGCCGATTTAGAGGTGAACCAGGTCATCATCGTTGGCGGAACCGGAGTTATTGCACCTTCTATTGAAGCAGAACTGCAAGCCATGGGAATCTCTACAACCCGGCTTGCCGGTCAGAACCGGTATGAGACCGCTCTAAAAATTGCCGACCAAGTTCAAAACTCACCGTCCCAATTGTTCGTTTGCACCGGTGATGATTTTGCGGATGCTCTTTCTGTGGCACCCATTGCGGCAATCGAACAGATTCCGATTCTTTTAGTTTCCGGCGACTCTTTAGCAAACTCTGTCCAAGAATATCTTGATTTAAATTCGGCTCATATCACGAAAACCTATGTAATTGGCTATTCAGATGTTATTAGCGACAAGGTCGCCAGTCAATTTCCTAATGTTGAGCGTATCGTCGGGGCTGATAAATATGCCAGAAATATCGCTGTCAACGAAAAATTCAATAACTTATTCAGTACAGGAGCCATTTGTATTGCCAGTGGAGAGGGATTTGCCGACGCTCTTTCCGGCTCTGCACTGGCAGCCAAAAAATCCGAGCCGATTATTCTCGTCAATAACGCTACTCCTGATACGACGAAAAAGTATTATCAACAACGATTGGTGAACTTAGATCATCTCACTGTGTTTGGCGGAACAGGGATCGTTCCGGATAAGGTCATGCAGGATTTAAAGCCCCCTGCTGATTTACCGGTGGGAATCAGACTGGATAAAACCTTTATAACTCTGACCAAGGGACAAAGTGAATCTCTGACAGCTATACTGGATATGTCGTCAGGTTCAGTTGAAGGAACCGGCAATGAGCTTGTTTGGCTGTCCAGCAATCCGACTGTGGCTACGGTGAGCCAGGGAAAAGTTGAGGGTATGGGTTATGGATCAGCCCATATTACGGTAAAAACAAAAGACGGCAGCCAAGCCTCTTGCCTTGTTGCTGTGGATTCACCAACTAAAAAATATAGAACGATGAATTTGAGCAACTACACAAAAACCGGAACAAATACCGCTACTTTTAAATATCAACTGCTTGATGAGACAGGTAAAGATATTACCGCGGAAATTCCAGCCTCTCAATTACGTGCAACTTCTACCCTAAGCTCATCTATTTCTTTAGATCCAAGTCAAGGGATAGGAACCATAACCTTTAAGTCTTCTTCAGATACGGGCAAACCCATTACCATTATACTCCTTGACGGAGCGAGTGGTTCAGCAGTGAGCCTCGACTCAACTTCAAACGCAGGTTCCTCCAGTTACACTTATCCCGTCGGTATTCCCCAACCTGAATTGCCGCCCCCAAACCCCGACCAGAAAATTAGTGAAATCAAGATCACTTCAACAAAACTGGGCATAGCTTGGAGCGATGGCATCAGTAACGACATGGGTTATGCAACCTATATTGTAAAGGATCAAAATGGCCGTGATATTACCAACTCATCTCTTGCCAATAATCTAAAGGCTACCAGTGATGTGGGTATTGCTGCCACAGCCTACAAGGGCCTGCTGAAAGTGGATTTCGGTCCGAATCTGGATGCTTACTCCCTGACCGGGGTTACAGTAACGATTACCGATCCCCAAAGCGGCGTGACGGGCACGGCGACCTTAGAAATTACTCCGCAGATTCGCGTCATATCGCCTTAACCCTTTCACCGACTTCAACCCTGGATTTTGCCAAAGAGAGCCTTTTAAAGTATCTCTTTGGCATTTTTATGTCCTTTTTCTGTCCAGGTTTATTTATGTTTAAGCAGAACATACTCCTCAATAGCCTTGGCAACGCCATCCTCTTCGTTGGAAGCGGTTACCACATCAGCTGCATCCTTTACCTCTTGCAGAGCATTAGCCATAGCTACTCCGAGGCCTGCACACCGAATCATCTCCATATCGTTGAGACTGTCTCCAATCGCCATGACCTCCTCCCGCTTGATGCCCAGCCCTTCGGCAAAGGTGAGCAGGGTGTTTCCTTTATTGACTTCCTGATGATTCATCTCCAGAAAATAAGGTTTGGAAGAGGTTAAATGAAGCTTATCCGGTAACTTTTGGCATAACTTTTGCCGTAATCCTGCCAGCTCTTCAGGGGATCCAAAGGCTATGATC
Coding sequences within it:
- a CDS encoding B12-binding domain-containing radical SAM protein, producing the protein MRILLVALNAKYVHTNLAIRYLRESVRGEFPDVDLREFTINEPIERIAAEIYEVKADVIGFSCYIWNLKETLAVIRQLRPTSPHTRILVGGPEVSFEAEAFLRENPEIDGAVLGEGEITFLELMRAWESGSEPSQVQGLAWRSSTQEIVLNPPRQQIAMAELPNPYNHKEELQGRLAYVETTRGCPFNCQYCLSSTFQGVRYLPAERFREILRQTLQCGARTIKLVDRTFNVDKEHSFKILDIAREEAAHYPSEAGIRIHCEIAGELLDEDWLHYLQDYPKDLVQFEIGVQSTNPETLAIICRPQHFERWAKYVREIRSMSKAHLHLDLIAGLPKEGWDSFRGSFNEVYAVQPDMLQLGFLKVLKGSGLRKKSKEYGLVFSPDPPYTVLQTDDLSHDELLKLHRLEDILDRYYNSGRFGHTLDWAIGRYSTPFDFYHEFAEYWHQQGWFRQSWSAKALFEKLWAFFAYQSFRSDICAPLRERLRLDYYLWERPNSVPAYLLLPDENLPPNYPEIKYSFQQDPRWAHIIPEFRGMDRRQWTRATAVEYFQEPQPQWVLFFYQNGRTQTYPIRTD
- a CDS encoding polysaccharide deacetylase family protein — translated: MKKDSRVWRRFGLTLLIIGALALVGCSSLSLESFKTFKGFHMAQENKQGTGGQDKSPEESSQGDGNTAENPIYEEKDDLIKEGNENSNTNEEGTDDPVFIEIPPAQNSQESPANMSPEPAPPGTPVRTFYELSGTPPTAPGLAMKHRVFKEEPSKIVYLTIDDGPSENTAPILEVLKREGVNATFFVIGSQVERYPELLKKAYEQGNAIGNHTYSHNYSEIYKSPEAFVANLKKNEDLIYQLIGVRPKVIRTPGGTHGNFHISYYNAVDALDYLVYDWNVSTGDASAPLVSAETIIRNVKEQVPGRDRIILLMHDAPGKWTTVDALPKIIRFLKEQGYEFGVLSPEVAPILFPGGFHD
- a CDS encoding glycosyl hydrolase family 18 protein; translated protein: MRILRRGSRGNDVAEVQVRLSELGYIPGPIDGTFGAKTEAAVIRFQRDRGLTPDGIVGPLTYNVLFQPVPQPDYVPYTIKAGDTLYKLSLIYGVSVDELFAANPGVDPYQLRIGQQIVIPKRPGRRHTFSAWIPYWVQQEAMAVVRQHAELFTTLSPFWYELTPTGDLLLYPNGEDSALIEFTLSRGIELIPLIANNYDQQLISTVLNNPTIRQRHVTQIVNKVLSMNYAGIEIDYENIAVTDRDLFVLFLRELKTALVPYNKKLYVAIQAKTYADEPVSAGHDYLGIGSIVDVVRLMLYDYSWDTPGSIAPVGWIQEVLDYAVTVIPSSKLEAGLPTYGYDWGTTRRGVTYDAAIRLAQQYGAQIIQDPQGGPHFSYIDADEIVHEVWFINAIYFATFVDIVNQYNIRGISIWYPGGDDPQIYTVIRDRLM
- a CDS encoding cell wall-binding repeat-containing protein, which translates into the protein MTFEKKATSIFLTFTIFFALVFPGLTYASTAPTVNRLAGQDRYETAATIAKQWSHSDYAILVSGENYPDALASAPLAPKHNAPILLTTSDSLPTPTKQALADLEVNQVIIVGGTGVIAPSIEAELQAMGISTTRLAGQNRYETALKIADQVQNSPSQLFVCTGDDFADALSVAPIAAIEQIPILLVSGDSLANSVQEYLDLNSAHITKTYVIGYSDVISDKVASQFPNVERIVGADKYARNIAVNEKFNNLFSTGAICIASGEGFADALSGSALAAKKSEPIILVNNATPDTTKKYYQQRLVNLDHLTVFGGTGIVPDKVMQDLKPPADLPVGIRLDKTFITLTKGQSESLTAILDMSSGSVEGTGNELVWLSSNPTVATVSQGKVEGMGYGSAHITVKTKDGSQASCLVAVDSPTKKYRTMNLSNYTKTGTNTATFKYQLLDETGKDITAEIPASQLRATSTLSSSISLDPSQGIGTITFKSSSDTGKPITIILLDGASGSAVSLDSTSNAGSSSYTYPVGIPQPELPPPNPDQKISEIKITSTKLGIAWSDGISNDMGYATYIVKDQNGRDITNSSLANNLKATSDVGIAATAYKGLLKVDFGPNLDAYSLTGVTVTITDPQSGVTGTATLEITPQIRVISP